A single Crateriforma conspicua DNA region contains:
- a CDS encoding secretin N-terminal domain-containing protein: MTQSPIRRSFTTSCRPVASRRPRRLLALIVCLAVVTTAGSPTSAQDTATPDSESAPSADQVADVAKTEFVTGNASPEAADNNAVGETDASQVAPAGTPAQVQPPTSPEAQRRAAEALMRADTPEEIIRQAIAAAGPQLSFNFNGTPWRDVLQWYADEADLSLQVNQFPPGSVSYIDPTRRYSINESLDLLNRLLLDKGWALVRRGRMLTVIDLEIDNADKLIAEISEQVSPDDLAGRGSSDIVTTFFSLGGMTSDAADQELPQLISPFGDIVILESAGQVRVTDTVARLRAIQKVLEQANQTNSSVVEIRLQHRGAEEVLELARPLLGLEPGENTNDEIRISLGLYGERILAFGSQSKLAQLQSIIRTADQPMPNADGADDAEISLPVFRTHTVQAAEINTVFDVLQTLLAGTPDTRIAVEPNSNALIAWARPETQQLIGETIAELEGNGTEFDIIDLKRLEPSQALLTINKYFGITEEGGEGPTVDGDPATGRLWVKGTRAEINQVRELIERLEGDQSAGIFGDKVRVLPYTGRAAEDALQQLRTLWPMTGRDNPIRTITPSSNNGNSGGLQERRIRRADESNTSYPNSQTRNDVPTDARWNHRSADQPSFVYITNPVQQTDEDNADDRNGAAESDQLTAAEEQDRLGLGSDIVIQMTPNGLMIASDDAAALDDLEALLETITQPSMAASEMPTIFWLKYIKADVAAELVASVMGGAESSLTSMADSALGSLGGGMLGGLMGIGGSGSDSSSKSILTTSGSVNIVADARLNALIIQANATDLAFIEAILAKLDVEESPEDIETVLKPALIPVIYQDANDVAEIIKAVFAEKFAEEQSGGGGGGRGGQPNPADFIAALRGGGRGGRGGSDSATSEPTKMKIAVDARSNSLVVTATSQDLAEVRQLVEALDDGSMETEEVAEVYTMDGATNPEVMQKAIEQFLGEKEAEERANSNNSSSNGGSGTSSGGSSPEDIRRRIEAFRSRFGGGSSGGFGGGGGRPGGFGGGSTGGFGGRPGGFGGGGGGRPSGGGGRGGR; this comes from the coding sequence ATGACCCAATCTCCTATTCGTCGATCCTTCACCACGTCTTGCCGCCCGGTCGCTTCGCGTCGGCCAAGGCGTCTGTTGGCTTTGATCGTCTGCCTAGCCGTGGTGACCACCGCGGGCTCGCCCACGAGCGCCCAGGACACCGCCACGCCGGATTCCGAATCGGCACCGTCGGCGGACCAGGTCGCGGACGTGGCAAAGACCGAATTCGTTACAGGCAACGCGTCACCAGAAGCGGCCGACAATAACGCGGTGGGTGAAACCGATGCTTCGCAAGTCGCACCGGCCGGCACCCCCGCACAAGTCCAGCCGCCGACGTCCCCCGAAGCACAACGCAGAGCGGCCGAAGCGCTGATGCGTGCCGACACGCCCGAAGAAATCATCCGTCAAGCGATCGCGGCGGCGGGCCCCCAGCTTTCGTTCAACTTTAACGGCACACCGTGGCGTGACGTTCTGCAGTGGTACGCCGATGAGGCGGATTTGTCGCTGCAAGTGAATCAGTTTCCGCCGGGATCGGTCAGCTACATCGATCCGACACGGCGGTATTCGATCAACGAAAGCCTGGATCTTTTGAACCGCTTGTTGTTGGACAAAGGTTGGGCCTTGGTCCGTCGCGGACGCATGCTGACCGTGATCGACTTGGAAATCGACAACGCGGACAAACTGATCGCTGAAATCAGCGAACAAGTTTCTCCTGACGACTTGGCCGGCCGCGGCAGCAGCGACATCGTCACCACCTTTTTCTCGCTCGGCGGGATGACCAGCGACGCGGCGGATCAAGAATTGCCACAACTGATCAGCCCCTTCGGCGACATTGTGATTTTGGAAAGTGCGGGTCAGGTCCGCGTGACCGATACGGTCGCGCGTCTGCGGGCGATCCAAAAGGTGTTGGAACAAGCCAACCAGACCAACAGCAGCGTCGTCGAAATCCGACTGCAGCATCGTGGTGCCGAGGAAGTTTTGGAACTTGCCCGTCCACTGTTGGGCCTGGAACCCGGCGAAAACACGAACGACGAAATCCGCATCTCGCTTGGCCTGTACGGTGAACGCATCTTGGCCTTTGGAAGCCAATCCAAGTTGGCCCAGTTGCAATCGATCATCCGGACCGCGGATCAACCGATGCCCAACGCCGATGGGGCCGACGACGCCGAAATCAGCCTGCCTGTTTTCCGCACGCACACCGTACAAGCGGCGGAGATCAACACGGTGTTCGACGTGCTGCAAACTCTGTTGGCCGGCACCCCGGACACACGTATCGCGGTGGAACCCAACAGCAATGCATTGATCGCTTGGGCTCGTCCGGAAACTCAACAGTTGATCGGTGAAACGATTGCCGAATTGGAAGGCAACGGGACCGAGTTTGACATCATCGATCTGAAACGCTTGGAACCTTCCCAAGCCCTGCTGACGATCAATAAGTACTTCGGCATCACCGAGGAAGGCGGCGAAGGACCGACTGTCGACGGCGACCCGGCAACGGGCCGCTTGTGGGTCAAGGGGACCCGAGCCGAGATCAATCAAGTCCGCGAATTGATTGAGCGTTTGGAAGGCGATCAGTCGGCCGGCATTTTCGGCGACAAAGTTCGTGTGTTGCCTTACACCGGACGGGCCGCCGAGGACGCGCTGCAACAATTGCGAACCCTGTGGCCGATGACGGGTCGCGACAACCCGATCCGCACGATCACTCCATCCAGCAACAATGGCAATTCCGGCGGCTTGCAAGAACGTCGGATTCGCCGAGCGGATGAATCCAACACCAGCTATCCAAACTCACAGACTCGCAACGATGTCCCAACCGATGCAAGGTGGAATCATCGGTCGGCGGACCAGCCATCCTTCGTTTACATCACCAACCCGGTTCAACAAACGGACGAAGACAACGCCGACGACCGGAACGGGGCAGCGGAATCCGATCAGCTGACCGCCGCAGAGGAACAGGATCGTCTGGGACTGGGGTCGGACATCGTGATCCAGATGACGCCCAATGGATTGATGATCGCATCGGACGACGCCGCCGCACTGGATGACTTGGAAGCCTTGCTGGAAACGATCACCCAACCGTCGATGGCCGCATCGGAAATGCCGACCATCTTTTGGCTGAAGTACATCAAAGCAGATGTCGCCGCAGAATTGGTTGCCAGTGTGATGGGCGGTGCCGAGTCGTCGCTGACATCGATGGCTGATTCGGCGCTGGGCAGCCTTGGTGGCGGAATGCTGGGCGGCCTGATGGGCATCGGCGGAAGTGGATCGGATTCATCCAGCAAAAGCATTCTGACTACCTCGGGATCGGTCAACATCGTCGCCGACGCGCGGTTGAACGCCCTGATCATTCAAGCAAACGCGACCGACCTGGCGTTCATCGAAGCGATCCTGGCGAAACTGGATGTCGAAGAAAGTCCCGAAGACATCGAAACCGTGTTGAAACCGGCCCTGATCCCGGTCATCTATCAAGACGCCAATGATGTGGCCGAAATCATCAAAGCTGTGTTTGCAGAGAAGTTTGCCGAAGAACAAAGTGGTGGCGGCGGCGGCGGACGCGGCGGCCAGCCCAACCCGGCCGACTTCATCGCCGCACTGCGTGGCGGTGGACGGGGCGGACGCGGTGGTTCCGACAGCGCCACCAGCGAACCGACCAAGATGAAAATCGCCGTCGACGCTCGCAGCAATTCGCTGGTCGTCACCGCAACGAGCCAAGACTTGGCTGAGGTACGACAATTGGTGGAAGCCCTGGACGACGGCAGCATGGAGACCGAGGAAGTCGCCGAAGTCTATACGATGGACGGCGCCACCAATCCCGAGGTCATGCAAAAGGCCATCGAACAGTTCTTGGGTGAAAAGGAGGCCGAAGAACGGGCCAACAGCAATAACAGCTCATCCAACGGCGGCAGCGGAACCTCATCCGGCGGATCATCACCCGAAGATATTCGGCGACGCATCGAAGCTTTCCGATCTCGTTTCGGCGGCGGTTCCTCCGGCGGATTCGGTGGCGGCGGTGGTCGACCAGGTGGATTTGGCGGCGGAAGCACCGGCGGATTCGGCGGTCGTCCGGGCGGTTTCGGCGGCGGCGGCGGCGGACGTCCCAGCGGCGGAGGCGGTCGTGGTGGCCGATAG
- a CDS encoding MoaD/ThiS family protein, whose translation MTITVRFYAGIRQQCGLDQAEFVLPDGASATDLFSAVAQRWPDIVPLVSSSRLAVDDQYVNSDHRFTGDTVCDLIPPVSGG comes from the coding sequence GTGACCATCACCGTTCGTTTCTATGCCGGAATTCGTCAACAGTGCGGACTGGATCAGGCGGAGTTTGTATTGCCCGACGGCGCCTCGGCGACCGATCTGTTTTCGGCCGTTGCCCAGCGTTGGCCCGACATCGTTCCGCTGGTTTCGTCCAGTCGTTTGGCGGTCGATGACCAGTACGTCAACAGCGATCATCGCTTCACCGGCGACACGGTTTGCGACTTGATCCCGCCGGTCAGTGGAGGTTGA
- a CDS encoding cytochrome c, with protein sequence MRRPFAWLMSLAILGGGIVVSAPPPDFDPDEVRSVFFESLDDAIRGQRPKLGEMGTGPSTAKSKATNPSADSGNNDGTSVWNVGADAVSLEDEIKRLRLRFEQGITTPGAFRSGGYQDARLDLTVLATWFAVINEFEGDVRWKDDAAVARDVLARTARNTQSGTIQVYNEVKKRAADLQDLVSGSGLAAAKADPDNDWATIADRVPLMRYAEQLLDDLSDATSDVATAKEEAEVASRNADLIALLGVVLTREGLDEADDPDYVELAEAMTNAGRSVKQAVRQDRWGDLRSAVGEISKTCANCHEQYR encoded by the coding sequence ATGCGTCGACCGTTTGCTTGGCTGATGTCCCTGGCAATTCTGGGCGGCGGAATCGTCGTGTCCGCACCACCGCCGGATTTCGATCCTGATGAAGTTCGCAGTGTGTTCTTCGAATCGCTGGATGATGCGATCCGTGGCCAGCGGCCGAAGTTGGGCGAAATGGGGACCGGGCCATCGACCGCCAAGTCCAAGGCGACCAATCCGTCCGCCGACTCGGGCAACAATGACGGCACATCGGTGTGGAATGTGGGTGCCGACGCGGTGTCTTTGGAAGACGAAATCAAACGCTTGCGATTACGGTTCGAACAAGGGATCACCACCCCCGGTGCGTTTCGCAGCGGTGGCTACCAGGACGCTCGATTGGATTTGACCGTGCTGGCGACATGGTTCGCCGTGATCAACGAATTCGAGGGCGATGTTCGGTGGAAAGACGACGCCGCCGTCGCACGCGATGTCTTGGCCCGCACCGCACGCAACACCCAAAGCGGGACGATCCAGGTTTACAACGAAGTCAAAAAACGTGCGGCGGATCTGCAGGATCTGGTTTCAGGATCGGGCTTGGCCGCCGCCAAAGCCGACCCGGACAACGATTGGGCCACCATCGCGGATCGAGTCCCCTTGATGAGGTACGCCGAACAATTGCTGGACGATCTTTCTGACGCAACATCGGATGTGGCGACGGCCAAAGAAGAAGCCGAGGTGGCGTCTCGCAACGCCGATCTGATCGCGTTACTTGGGGTTGTTTTGACACGCGAGGGCTTGGACGAAGCCGATGACCCCGACTACGTCGAATTAGCCGAAGCGATGACGAATGCAGGGCGATCGGTCAAACAAGCGGTTCGGCAAGATCGATGGGGCGACCTTCGATCCGCGGTCGGCGAAATCAGCAAGACCTGTGCGAATTGCCACGAGCAATATCGCTGA
- a CDS encoding type II secretion system F family protein, producing the protein MPTFAYTARDMSGKSITGEVEAGNEREASSILAEKSLFPVSIKDAKAGGALTSLTVGSNKKVKGQTMATFYGQLASLLRSGVPMIRALNVLADQSSTPALGEVLKDIRNRVEDGEPIGNAMARHPKAFSDMAVNMVRAGTEGGFLEDALDRVGTFTELQEDLKGRTVSAMAYPVFLFCVGTVVVTSLLVFFVPKFDQLFARLREKGEMPAMTEGLLAFSNLLRDYGWVILIALVVVGVLIKLKLNTDSGKDTADKVKLKIPVLGGILMNLAVARFCRVLGTLLGNGVPILRSLEISRSATGNRLLSKSIADATENIRSGESLAKPLRSSGYFPIAVVEMISVGEESNSLDTVLPEIADSLEKRTFRRLDLFVRLLEPLMLLIMAILVLAVVLALLVPVLKSSTSI; encoded by the coding sequence ATGCCGACGTTTGCCTACACCGCCCGTGACATGTCGGGAAAATCGATCACCGGTGAAGTGGAAGCCGGCAATGAACGTGAAGCCAGTTCCATCCTGGCCGAAAAATCGTTGTTCCCCGTCAGCATCAAGGACGCCAAGGCCGGTGGTGCCCTGACATCGTTGACGGTCGGATCCAACAAGAAGGTCAAAGGCCAGACGATGGCGACCTTCTATGGGCAACTGGCGTCGCTTCTGCGCAGTGGCGTGCCCATGATTCGCGCACTGAACGTGCTGGCCGATCAATCATCGACGCCGGCACTGGGCGAAGTCCTGAAGGACATCCGCAACCGTGTCGAAGACGGGGAACCGATCGGCAATGCGATGGCGCGCCACCCGAAGGCGTTCAGCGACATGGCAGTCAACATGGTCCGCGCGGGAACCGAAGGCGGCTTTTTGGAAGACGCTCTGGACCGCGTGGGGACGTTCACCGAACTGCAGGAAGACCTGAAAGGGCGAACCGTCAGTGCGATGGCGTATCCCGTTTTCCTGTTCTGTGTCGGCACCGTTGTCGTCACGTCACTGCTGGTCTTCTTTGTCCCCAAATTCGATCAACTGTTCGCCCGCTTGCGTGAAAAAGGCGAAATGCCGGCGATGACCGAAGGCCTGCTGGCGTTCAGTAACCTGCTGCGAGACTACGGCTGGGTCATCCTGATCGCTCTGGTGGTTGTCGGTGTATTGATCAAATTGAAATTGAACACGGATTCCGGCAAGGACACGGCAGACAAGGTCAAGCTGAAGATTCCCGTGCTGGGCGGCATCCTGATGAACCTGGCCGTCGCGCGGTTTTGCCGCGTGTTGGGAACCTTGCTTGGCAACGGGGTGCCGATCCTGCGTTCGCTGGAAATCAGCCGATCTGCGACCGGCAACCGGCTGCTTAGCAAGTCGATTGCCGATGCGACCGAGAACATCCGCAGCGGCGAAAGCCTGGCCAAACCACTGCGCAGCAGCGGCTATTTTCCGATCGCCGTGGTGGAAATGATCAGCGTGGGCGAAGAAAGCAATTCACTGGACACGGTGTTACCCGAGATCGCTGATTCGCTGGAAAAACGCACCTTCCGGCGTCTGGACTTGTTCGTCCGCCTGTTGGAACCCCTGATGCTGCTGATCATGGCGATTTTGGTTCTGGCCGTCGTGTTGGCGCTTCTGGTTCCGGTGCTCAAGAGCAGCACGTCCATCTAG
- the map gene encoding type I methionyl aminopeptidase, with amino-acid sequence MLKKQKRLILTEAQRDAMRKAGRVNAQLLDFVRPHVKAGITTGQIDRMVYEWTHDHGHKPATLGYQNYPKSCCTSVNEVICHGIPDDYVLQDGDIVNVDITTIVDGWHGDQSETFLIGEVDEEKRSVTQCAFDCLYLAIEALVPGCRVALIGETIVPEAHRRGFTVVREYVGHGLGRQFHLDPSIPHFPNRQSRIDRLHPGMCFTVEPMINAGSRYTKSDKTDGWTVRTKDGKPSAQFEHSILMTEDGPEILTLTEDGPRRGHRF; translated from the coding sequence ATGCTGAAAAAGCAAAAACGATTGATTTTGACCGAAGCCCAACGCGACGCGATGCGTAAAGCGGGTCGCGTCAATGCCCAGTTGTTGGATTTCGTCCGCCCTCATGTCAAAGCCGGCATCACTACGGGGCAAATCGATCGCATGGTCTATGAGTGGACTCACGATCACGGGCACAAGCCGGCAACGTTGGGGTACCAGAACTATCCCAAAAGTTGTTGCACCAGCGTCAACGAGGTGATCTGTCACGGGATCCCCGACGACTACGTGCTGCAGGACGGGGATATCGTCAACGTGGATATCACGACCATCGTCGATGGATGGCACGGTGACCAAAGCGAGACGTTCTTGATCGGCGAGGTCGATGAGGAGAAACGCAGTGTCACGCAGTGTGCGTTCGACTGCTTGTACCTGGCAATCGAAGCCCTGGTGCCCGGTTGTCGCGTCGCCTTGATCGGCGAAACCATCGTCCCCGAGGCTCATCGCCGCGGTTTCACCGTGGTTCGCGAATACGTGGGGCACGGCCTGGGACGACAGTTTCACTTGGATCCATCGATCCCTCACTTCCCGAACCGACAAAGCCGCATCGATCGACTGCACCCGGGCATGTGTTTCACGGTGGAACCGATGATCAATGCCGGGTCTCGATACACCAAGAGCGATAAAACCGATGGCTGGACAGTGCGAACCAAGGATGGCAAGCCTTCGGCACAGTTCGAACACAGCATTCTGATGACCGAAGACGGTCCCGAGATCCTGACGCTGACCGAAGACGGGCCGCGACGCGGGCACCGTTTCTAA
- a CDS encoding GspE/PulE family protein: MIMHAGEILKRRGLISEEQLRQSAADDSPSVLQAAVSLGYVDERDALSAVAEEVGLDFVDLRLHEVDLSALEGFPQKLIYRQSLFPIGFEGESIVVATSDPFDLYPLDEASAATGRNVIPVVAERGEIARLMKKHLGVGSETVENLIANVGDEDDVELLEEIETDGSELSEMAQEASVVRLVNEILIEAIETRTSDIHIESQSDGLVIRYRIDGILHTQPVPPEINRFQAAIISRLKIMARLNIAEKRLPQDGRIKLRVHGREVDIRLSVIPMIHGEGLVMRVLDKSSMVFDLQGLGMSKEIYGRFSELIRLPHGIILVTGPTGSGKTTTLYSSLLEIKSPENKIITTEDPVEYQLDGINQIQVHSKIGLTFAASLRSILRHDPDIVLVGEIRDLETAENATQASLTGHLVFSTLHTNDAAGAFTRMGDMGVEPFLVAGTVEGVMAQRLLRRLCVHCREEYQPHQADLPSDFPFDALEGRPLYRPVGCRECRNVGYTGRMGIYELLVTSEAIRELAQERASSWDIRRQAVKEGMRTLRMDAWDKAVVGTTSVDEVLRVTKGDAI; the protein is encoded by the coding sequence ATGATCATGCACGCAGGCGAAATTCTTAAACGTCGAGGACTGATTTCCGAAGAACAGCTTCGCCAGAGTGCCGCCGACGATTCCCCCAGTGTGCTGCAAGCAGCGGTGTCGTTGGGATACGTCGATGAACGGGACGCTCTGAGTGCCGTGGCCGAAGAAGTGGGCCTGGACTTCGTCGATCTGCGTCTGCACGAAGTCGATCTGTCGGCGCTGGAAGGCTTTCCGCAAAAGCTGATCTATCGCCAGTCGTTGTTCCCGATCGGCTTCGAAGGTGAATCGATCGTGGTCGCCACGTCCGATCCGTTCGATCTTTATCCGCTGGACGAAGCCAGCGCCGCGACCGGTCGCAATGTCATCCCCGTCGTCGCCGAACGAGGCGAAATCGCGCGGCTGATGAAAAAGCATCTGGGCGTCGGCAGCGAAACGGTGGAAAACCTGATCGCCAACGTCGGTGACGAAGACGACGTCGAACTGCTGGAAGAAATCGAGACCGACGGCAGCGAACTGAGCGAAATGGCCCAGGAGGCCTCCGTCGTTCGCCTGGTGAACGAAATCTTGATCGAAGCGATCGAAACGCGAACCAGTGACATTCACATCGAATCACAATCCGACGGTCTGGTCATTCGGTACCGGATCGACGGCATCCTTCACACACAACCCGTTCCACCGGAGATCAATCGGTTCCAAGCCGCGATCATCAGCCGCTTGAAGATCATGGCGCGGCTTAACATCGCCGAAAAACGATTGCCCCAGGACGGACGCATCAAGTTGCGGGTCCACGGACGCGAGGTCGACATCCGGCTTAGCGTGATCCCCATGATCCACGGCGAAGGCTTGGTCATGCGGGTGCTGGACAAGTCGTCGATGGTGTTCGACTTGCAAGGCTTGGGGATGTCCAAGGAGATCTACGGTCGGTTCAGCGAACTGATCCGTTTGCCCCACGGCATCATTCTGGTCACCGGGCCGACCGGTTCGGGTAAAACGACGACGCTTTACAGCAGCCTGCTGGAAATCAAGAGTCCTGAGAACAAGATCATCACGACCGAAGACCCGGTCGAGTATCAATTGGACGGGATCAACCAGATCCAGGTGCATTCCAAGATCGGCCTGACCTTTGCCGCGTCGCTGCGGAGCATTCTGCGGCATGACCCCGACATCGTACTGGTTGGGGAAATCCGCGATCTCGAGACCGCCGAAAACGCCACCCAGGCATCGCTGACCGGTCACTTGGTGTTCAGTACGCTGCACACCAACGATGCCGCCGGAGCGTTCACACGAATGGGCGACATGGGCGTCGAACCATTCCTGGTCGCCGGAACCGTCGAAGGCGTGATGGCCCAGCGTCTGCTGCGTCGCCTTTGTGTCCACTGTCGCGAAGAATACCAACCGCATCAGGCGGATCTTCCCAGCGATTTCCCGTTCGACGCTTTGGAAGGCCGCCCGCTGTATCGTCCGGTCGGTTGCCGCGAATGTCGCAACGTCGGCTACACCGGGCGAATGGGGATCTACGAATTGCTGGTGACAAGCGAAGCGATTCGCGAACTGGCCCAAGAACGTGCCAGCAGTTGGGACATTCGGCGACAAGCGGTCAAGGAAGGAATGCGAACCCTGCGGATGGACGCATGGGACAAAGCCGTCGTAGGAACCACCAGCGTGGACGAAGTCTTGCGTGTGACCAAGGGCGACGCCATCTGA
- a CDS encoding aminotransferase class V-fold PLP-dependent enzyme: MTDSERLYLDHAATSWPKPAGVMQAVADFALNCGASAGRGAYASAQTAGMILASVRRDLGRLINAPSPDDISLHASGTLALNVAIAGVLRPGDHVVATATDHNSVLRPLHHFCKHRDVDWTVVKCDAAGRVDPSSIIDAVGPRTRLVAVSHVSNVTGTVQDINAIADSLSGRDALFLVDAAQSLGWIPVDVQVGIDLLAAPCHKALRGPAGTAMLYCAPAVQAQLNTMVFGGTGSYSESLEMPTRYPDRLEAGSLNVPAFAGVAHAVGRLRSDQENKTTNASSIGRQLSERIHAGLHSLPGVTVLGTPGPVPVVSFAIDGMPPADVAAVLDAEFQIEVRAGYHCAALIHSHLPTGDLGTVRVSAGHETTTDQIDRFLQAVEAIAVSMQP; this comes from the coding sequence TTGACGGACAGCGAGCGGTTGTATTTGGATCACGCGGCGACGTCCTGGCCCAAGCCGGCCGGCGTGATGCAGGCGGTTGCCGATTTTGCGTTGAACTGTGGCGCCAGCGCCGGCCGTGGCGCGTATGCATCGGCGCAAACGGCCGGCATGATTTTGGCAAGCGTACGCCGTGACCTCGGGCGTCTGATCAATGCACCTTCGCCCGACGACATCAGTCTGCACGCCAGCGGTACCTTGGCGCTGAACGTTGCGATCGCCGGCGTGCTGCGGCCCGGCGATCATGTGGTGGCGACCGCGACCGATCACAACAGCGTATTACGGCCGTTGCATCATTTCTGTAAGCATCGGGACGTCGATTGGACCGTTGTGAAATGCGATGCCGCAGGTCGCGTCGATCCGTCGTCGATCATTGATGCGGTGGGGCCACGAACTCGGCTGGTCGCCGTCAGCCACGTCAGCAACGTGACCGGCACCGTTCAGGACATCAACGCGATCGCTGATTCGCTTTCCGGGCGTGACGCATTGTTTCTGGTCGACGCGGCGCAGTCCTTGGGCTGGATTCCGGTGGATGTCCAGGTCGGCATTGATTTGTTGGCCGCTCCCTGTCACAAGGCCCTCAGAGGACCAGCCGGAACTGCGATGTTGTATTGTGCACCCGCGGTTCAAGCTCAGTTGAACACGATGGTCTTTGGCGGAACCGGTTCCTATTCGGAATCGCTGGAAATGCCGACACGGTACCCGGATCGATTGGAAGCCGGCAGCCTGAACGTTCCCGCGTTTGCGGGCGTGGCCCACGCGGTTGGCCGACTGCGAAGCGACCAAGAAAACAAGACGACAAACGCATCGTCGATCGGCCGCCAATTGTCCGAACGAATCCACGCGGGACTGCACAGTCTGCCGGGTGTCACCGTGCTGGGAACCCCGGGCCCGGTTCCCGTTGTCAGCTTTGCCATTGACGGCATGCCGCCCGCCGACGTGGCTGCTGTTCTGGATGCCGAATTTCAAATCGAAGTTCGCGCGGGCTATCACTGCGCCGCACTGATTCACTCGCATCTTCCCACCGGCGACCTGGGAACCGTGCGTGTCAGTGCCGGGCACGAAACCACCACCGACCAAATCGACCGGTTCCTGCAAGCGGTGGAGGCAATCGCCGTGTCGATGCAGCCGTAG
- a CDS encoding molybdenum cofactor biosynthesis protein MoaE produces the protein MVDQANSSPTQSDHRSTEIHVALTDDPIATQQWMNRLGDPDVGAHAWFIGVTRGQTKASDQNDDDKTTLTLFYQAQRTMAVAEMRRLAQAAVDQFGLRGFVLVHRLGEVPVGQASVLLGCCSPHRRGSLDALPWVMDQLKKTVPIWKQEHYIDGVTEWVHPES, from the coding sequence ATGGTCGATCAGGCGAATTCGTCACCAACACAGTCCGATCACCGCAGCACTGAAATTCACGTTGCCTTGACCGATGATCCGATCGCAACGCAGCAGTGGATGAACCGTCTGGGCGATCCCGATGTGGGGGCGCACGCTTGGTTCATCGGCGTGACGCGTGGGCAAACCAAGGCGTCCGATCAGAACGACGATGACAAGACTACGTTGACGCTGTTTTACCAAGCTCAACGTACGATGGCGGTGGCGGAAATGCGGCGTCTGGCTCAGGCCGCGGTCGACCAGTTTGGTTTGCGGGGTTTCGTACTGGTTCACCGTTTGGGAGAAGTCCCCGTCGGCCAAGCCAGTGTGTTGCTGGGATGTTGCAGCCCGCATCGCCGTGGATCGCTGGACGCCCTGCCCTGGGTGATGGACCAGCTGAAAAAAACGGTTCCCATTTGGAAGCAAGAACACTACATCGATGGGGTGACCGAGTGGGTTCACCCCGAAAGCTGA